A segment of the Staphylococcus ratti genome:
CCAGTCTTTTGCCCCTGTATAACTGCTCATAAATAAATTAATACGTGGAAATTCTGTTTGACGTACAGTATGCATATCATAAAAGCCCCCTAAAAATATAGCTGCTTTTATTTCATCTGGTGTAAACTGTCGCTCAAACCCCATCTCTTGGCGTAATTTTGGGTTAGTTTGTATCGCTGTATATTGACTATTAATTTGTGCGCCTGCAGAATCACCACCAAAAATAACTTGGTTTAAATCTACTGGAAGCTTATGCTGATTGTCCTTAATAAAACGCACTGCTTGATCCATTTGAATGAGTGGTGTAGGGTAGCGATACTCTGGAGCTAATGCATAATTTACATTAACTACCACATAACCCCTCTCTACAAGATTAGCTAATAGCGGATTTTTATACTGTTTATCTCCTGCAATAAAGCCGCCTCCATGCGCCCAAAAAATAACTGGTAATTTTTCATTCGCACTAATATTTTTAGGCATCAAAATGTCTAATTGACTGTTGGGCAAGCTTTTCATATAAGTGATGTCTGTGAATGCTGTAATATTTTTGTTTTGAAGTGCCACCTTTTTATGGTTGGACTTCGTTTTTTCACCCTTTAT
Coding sequences within it:
- a CDS encoding alpha/beta hydrolase produces the protein MKKRKKSWLVIACIIILVIAGLIAGYFLGIKGEKTKSNHKKVALQNKNITAFTDITYMKSLPNSQLDILMPKNISANEKLPVIFWAHGGGFIAGDKQYKNPLLANLVERGYVVVNVNYALAPEYRYPTPLIQMDQAVRFIKDNQHKLPVDLNQVIFGGDSAGAQINSQYTAIQTNPKLRQEMGFERQFTPDEIKAAIFLGGFYDMHTVRQTEFPRINLFMSSYTGAKDWESHLKTINQMSTERQITKRFPSTYLSVGDADPFETQNESFLHALKQHDVPVDALFYDGTHHLKHQYQFHLEKPESKENIRRILSFLSRNTSQKNLKSDIDEASQTEINLNPYEETL